The Flavobacterium marginilacus genome window below encodes:
- a CDS encoding amidohydrolase family protein: protein MKIKHTYKVTVLLVFLLSITTKAQQIPAPKQTKSILILNATAHLGNGKVIENSAIGFKDGKLILVADAAAIRIAKDAYDTTIDASGKHVYPGFIAPNSTLGLVEIDAVKSSDDEDEIGQFNPHVRSIIAYNSESKVIETVRPNGILLAQITPRGGRISGTSSIVQLDAWSWRDAILKENDGIHLEFPASYKKSGSWFEPGVSEPNKDYKNQIEEINSFLSNSKAYSLDTPKEKNQILEAAKGLFNGSQTLYIHADEEKQIIDAVQLAKSNGIPKMVIVGGYEAYKTSDLLQKNNISVLLRRVHDMPEKADNDIDLPYKLAKILTDKGILVGLENSGDHERMNTRNLPFLAGTCAAYGLDKETALELITSNTAKILGIDTLCGTLELGKDATLFISEGDALDMRTNKLTQAFIQGRAISLETHQSALNKKFKGKYNQL, encoded by the coding sequence ATGAAAATAAAACACACCTATAAAGTGACCGTATTATTGGTATTTCTTTTATCAATAACTACAAAAGCACAACAGATACCAGCACCAAAACAAACAAAATCCATATTAATACTCAATGCCACCGCCCATTTAGGTAATGGAAAAGTCATAGAAAACAGTGCAATTGGATTTAAAGACGGAAAACTTATTTTAGTTGCTGATGCTGCTGCCATACGCATAGCAAAAGACGCTTATGACACTACTATTGATGCCAGCGGAAAACACGTTTATCCAGGATTTATTGCTCCAAACTCCACTCTGGGACTAGTAGAAATTGATGCCGTGAAATCATCCGATGATGAGGATGAAATTGGCCAGTTTAATCCACATGTGAGAAGTATTATCGCTTATAATTCCGAATCAAAAGTGATTGAGACTGTTCGTCCAAATGGAATATTATTAGCTCAGATTACCCCAAGAGGCGGACGCATATCCGGTACTTCATCTATTGTTCAGCTGGATGCCTGGAGCTGGAGAGATGCCATACTAAAAGAAAATGACGGAATACACCTTGAATTCCCAGCCAGTTACAAAAAAAGCGGCAGCTGGTTTGAGCCTGGAGTTAGTGAACCTAACAAAGATTATAAAAATCAAATAGAAGAAATTAATTCGTTTTTATCCAATTCAAAAGCATATTCTTTAGATACACCCAAAGAGAAAAATCAGATTTTAGAGGCTGCAAAGGGCTTATTTAATGGATCTCAGACATTATATATCCATGCAGATGAAGAAAAACAAATTATTGATGCAGTTCAATTAGCAAAAAGCAATGGAATTCCCAAAATGGTTATTGTAGGCGGCTATGAAGCTTATAAAACCAGTGATTTACTTCAAAAAAACAATATTAGTGTTCTTTTAAGACGTGTACATGATATGCCTGAGAAAGCTGATAATGATATTGATCTGCCATATAAATTGGCAAAAATATTAACAGACAAAGGAATTTTAGTTGGTTTGGAAAATAGTGGTGATCACGAAAGAATGAATACCCGAAATTTACCTTTTCTTGCTGGTACTTGTGCCGCCTACGGTTTGGATAAGGAAACAGCTTTAGAGTTAATAACATCCAATACTGCAAAAATTTTAGGAATTGATACTTTATGCGGAACATTGGAATTGGGTAAAGATGCTACTTTATTTATTTCAGAAGGTGATGCTTTGGATATGAGAACCAATAAATTGACGCAAGCATTCATTCAAGGGAGAGCAATCAGTTTAGAGACTCATCAAAGTGCTTTAAACAAAAAATTCAAAGGAAAATACAATCAACTGTAA
- the ald gene encoding alanine dehydrogenase, with protein MIIGVPKEIKNNENRVALTPAGAAEMINNGHSVYVQAAAGEGSGFADEEYTAAGAVILPTIEEVYAIAEMIIKVKEPIASEYPLIKKDQLLFTYFHFASSEPLTHAMIERQAICLAYETVEKTDRSLPLLVPMSEVAGRMSIQEGAKYLEKPLKGRGILLGGVPGVPPAKVLVLGGGIVGTQAAKMAAGLGAQVTIMDVSLPRLRQLDDIMPANVTTIMSNSYNIKKAITDTDLIIGAVLIPGAKAPHLIKRDMLKSMRPGTVLVDVAVDQGGCIETCSPTTHENPTFIIDDIVHYCVANMPGAVPYTSTLALTNATLPYAVQLANKGWQKACAENEELKKGLNIANGKILYKGVAEAWNLPFNEELVLENAVC; from the coding sequence ATGATAATCGGTGTTCCTAAAGAAATTAAGAATAATGAAAATCGAGTTGCCCTAACTCCAGCAGGTGCTGCTGAAATGATAAATAATGGACATAGCGTTTATGTTCAGGCAGCCGCAGGCGAAGGAAGCGGTTTTGCCGATGAAGAATATACTGCTGCCGGCGCTGTTATTTTACCGACGATTGAAGAGGTTTATGCAATCGCTGAAATGATTATCAAAGTAAAAGAGCCAATCGCTTCAGAATATCCTCTTATCAAAAAAGACCAGTTACTTTTTACATACTTCCACTTTGCATCATCAGAACCGCTAACTCACGCAATGATTGAGCGTCAGGCCATCTGTCTGGCATATGAAACTGTTGAAAAAACAGACCGCAGTTTGCCGTTATTAGTTCCAATGTCTGAAGTTGCAGGGCGTATGTCTATTCAGGAAGGTGCGAAATATTTAGAAAAACCATTAAAAGGAAGAGGAATTCTTCTTGGCGGTGTTCCAGGTGTTCCTCCGGCAAAAGTATTAGTACTAGGCGGAGGTATAGTAGGAACTCAAGCTGCAAAGATGGCCGCAGGTTTAGGAGCTCAAGTCACTATTATGGATGTAAGCTTACCTCGTTTACGTCAATTAGATGATATTATGCCTGCTAATGTTACGACTATAATGTCTAACAGTTATAACATTAAAAAAGCAATTACAGATACTGATTTAATCATTGGAGCTGTATTGATTCCTGGTGCTAAAGCGCCACATCTTATTAAACGCGACATGCTAAAATCTATGCGTCCGGGAACCGTTCTTGTTGATGTAGCCGTGGATCAAGGAGGATGTATTGAAACCTGCTCCCCTACCACTCACGAAAACCCAACTTTCATTATTGACGATATTGTACATTACTGCGTGGCAAATATGCCAGGCGCAGTTCCTTATACTTCGACACTTGCACTTACTAATGCTACTTTGCCTTATGCAGTACAATTGGCAAACAAAGGATGGCAGAAAGCCTGTGCCGAAAACGAAGAACTAAAAAAAGGATTAAACATTGCCAACGGAAAAATCCTTTATAAAGGAGTTGCCGAAGCTTGGAATCTTCCTTTTAATGAAGAGTTAGTATTAGAAAACGCAGTTTGTTAA
- a CDS encoding DUF1801 domain-containing protein yields MNKDTKEYNDKQTETDKAICDLIATAIDSELTEAENKIWHAIPVWFIDGNPIVGYGKLKDSLRLLFWSGDTFEEEKLQKEGKFKAADIRYTSADQVNLDDLSRWLKKSREIQWDYKNIIKRKGHLERLK; encoded by the coding sequence ATGAATAAGGATACTAAAGAATATAACGACAAACAAACTGAAACTGACAAAGCAATTTGTGACCTGATTGCCACTGCTATTGACAGCGAACTAACCGAAGCCGAAAATAAAATCTGGCATGCCATCCCAGTTTGGTTCATCGACGGAAATCCAATTGTAGGCTACGGCAAACTCAAAGACAGCTTACGGCTTTTATTTTGGAGCGGTGATACTTTTGAAGAAGAAAAACTTCAAAAAGAAGGAAAATTTAAGGCTGCTGATATCCGCTATACTTCCGCAGACCAGGTTAATTTAGATGATCTGTCCCGCTGGCTGAAAAAATCAAGAGAAATTCAATGGGATTATAAAAACATTATAAAACGTAAAGGACATCTGGAAAGGTTAAAATAA
- a CDS encoding Lrp/AsnC family transcriptional regulator, whose protein sequence is MILDENDRKILRLLQEDAHLTLKDISNQINLSLTPVHDRVKRLEKEGVIERYVSILNKKKLGKNLTVYCQVTLVKQTFDISDSFNRAILDLPEVVECNFVSGSFDYMLKIVLPDMESYHHFHQMKLSILPEVSLINSFFIISEVKSTTVLPI, encoded by the coding sequence ATGATTTTAGATGAAAATGACAGAAAAATACTTCGTCTCCTGCAGGAAGATGCACATTTGACATTAAAAGACATTTCGAATCAAATAAATCTTTCGCTCACTCCAGTTCATGACAGAGTTAAACGTCTTGAAAAAGAGGGTGTTATTGAACGTTATGTATCTATATTGAACAAGAAAAAACTAGGTAAAAACCTCACTGTTTATTGCCAGGTGACTTTGGTGAAACAGACGTTTGATATTTCGGATAGTTTTAATCGTGCAATATTAGATTTACCTGAGGTTGTTGAATGTAATTTTGTTTCGGGTAGTTTTGATTATATGCTCAAAATTGTGCTGCCAGACATGGAAAGTTATCATCATTTTCATCAGATGAAATTATCCATTTTGCCGGAAGTATCTTTGATAAACAGTTTTTTTATTATTTCAGAAGTGAAGAGTACAACGGTTTTGCCAATATGA
- a CDS encoding DUF885 domain-containing protein: MKIKFTKLILIMLGIASTLVSCNSNKKENNGNTTDKNFTAFETDFLDAYWKQYPSGSIGVGYGKYYDKLVVPNAATFADNVSFSKKWLADLASLDYNQLSDNNKISSNIIKNQLESDIWYTTVFKQQEWDASVYNISGSCDYIINQPYASLDERLRILTKYLENSDAFYKAALENLKQPTKEHLEMAVSQNKGGLGVFGKSLTDSIAASHLTVTEKESLQKNIIKATTAMKGYVSGLEKIGADKNFKFKDYRIGKKLFAEKFKYDLATDFTPEQIYAKAIAAKKFYHNKMYVTASKVWTKYYPAQTKPKDSLEVIRMVLSKMQLNHPTPANFYKSLKDQVTQLKKFIIEKKLFDFDTVSPPIKVRYMPEYARGFALANAEFIPPYQKKGTTYYNIDDLTQYTPAKAESALCETNSYSSQILSIHEAVPGHCLQGIYNNKKSPDVLRSVFQNGAMIEGWAVYCETMMIDEGWGNHQPEIELALGVWKLRELGNVIIDYDIQCLNKSKEDIVKLLSKECFQTEQQVEEKYHRATVSQVQLCSYYSGSTAIQQLRDDYQKKMGNKYSLKDFHETFLSFGSSPVKYIRERMLK, translated from the coding sequence ATGAAAATAAAATTCACTAAACTTATTCTTATTATGCTGGGTATTGCCAGTACTCTAGTCAGCTGCAATTCGAATAAAAAAGAAAATAACGGTAATACGACAGATAAGAACTTTACGGCTTTTGAAACTGATTTTTTAGATGCTTATTGGAAACAATATCCTTCAGGCTCTATAGGTGTAGGTTATGGCAAATATTATGACAAATTGGTGGTGCCTAATGCTGCCACTTTTGCAGATAATGTTTCTTTCTCAAAAAAATGGTTAGCCGATTTAGCTTCTTTGGACTATAATCAGCTGAGCGATAATAATAAAATCAGCAGTAATATCATCAAGAATCAATTGGAAAGCGATATTTGGTACACTACCGTTTTTAAACAACAGGAATGGGATGCTTCTGTCTATAATATCAGCGGCTCTTGTGATTACATCATTAACCAGCCGTATGCATCACTAGATGAACGATTGAGAATACTAACCAAGTATCTGGAAAACTCTGATGCTTTCTACAAAGCTGCCTTAGAGAATTTAAAACAACCAACCAAAGAACATTTGGAAATGGCTGTCAGCCAAAACAAAGGCGGATTAGGAGTATTTGGCAAATCACTCACAGATTCTATTGCAGCTTCCCATTTGACTGTAACCGAAAAAGAAAGTTTGCAAAAAAACATCATTAAAGCAACCACTGCAATGAAAGGTTATGTAAGCGGTTTGGAAAAAATAGGTGCTGATAAAAATTTTAAATTCAAAGATTACCGCATCGGTAAAAAACTGTTTGCTGAAAAATTCAAATACGATTTAGCAACTGATTTTACTCCAGAACAGATTTATGCAAAAGCGATTGCTGCCAAAAAATTCTATCATAACAAAATGTATGTTACTGCAAGTAAGGTATGGACGAAATATTATCCAGCTCAAACCAAACCAAAAGACAGTTTAGAAGTAATCAGGATGGTTTTAAGCAAAATGCAGCTTAACCATCCTACTCCTGCTAATTTTTATAAATCACTGAAAGACCAAGTAACTCAATTGAAAAAGTTTATCATTGAAAAAAAATTATTCGACTTTGATACTGTTTCTCCTCCAATCAAGGTGAGATACATGCCAGAATATGCCAGAGGTTTTGCTTTGGCTAATGCTGAATTTATTCCTCCTTACCAAAAAAAAGGAACAACATATTACAATATAGACGACCTGACTCAATATACTCCAGCAAAGGCCGAAAGTGCTTTGTGCGAAACCAATTCCTACTCTTCGCAGATATTATCCATACATGAAGCGGTTCCAGGACATTGCTTACAGGGAATTTACAATAACAAAAAATCTCCAGATGTATTACGTTCTGTTTTCCAAAATGGTGCTATGATTGAAGGTTGGGCAGTATATTGTGAAACAATGATGATTGATGAAGGCTGGGGTAATCATCAGCCAGAAATTGAATTAGCATTAGGAGTCTGGAAACTTCGAGAATTGGGTAACGTTATCATCGATTATGATATTCAATGTTTAAACAAATCAAAAGAAGATATCGTAAAACTGTTATCAAAAGAATGTTTTCAAACCGAGCAGCAGGTTGAGGAAAAATATCATCGTGCTACGGTTTCTCAGGTGCAGCTTTGCTCTTACTATAGTGGTTCTACAGCCATTCAACAGCTTAGAGATGATTATCAAAAGAAAATGGGCAATAAATACAGTTTAAAAGATTTTCATGAGACATTCCTAAGTTTTGGCAGTTCTCCTGTAAAATATATTCGTGAACGAATGTTAAAATAG